In Clostridia bacterium, the following proteins share a genomic window:
- a CDS encoding ribosomal L7Ae/L30e/S12e/Gadd45 family protein: MLDELKNSKKLVGIKQSLKAIDKDIVLKLFIAKDADPALTGVVKDLYEKKGIDIEFIETSIELGKACGINIGAACAVIIK; the protein is encoded by the coding sequence ATGCTTGATGAGTTAAAAAATTCAAAAAAACTTGTTGGTATAAAGCAATCATTAAAGGCGATAGATAAGGATATCGTCTTAAAACTGTTTATTGCAAAGGATGCTGACCCTGCGCTTACAGGGGTTGTTAAAGACCTTTATGAGAAAAAGGGTATTGATATAGAATTTATCGAAACATCCATAGAACTCGGCAAGGCGTGTGGAATAAATATCGGCGCTGCCTGTGCTGTAATTATCAAATGA
- the fusA gene encoding elongation factor G: MPREFSLEKTRNIGIMAHIDAGKTTTTERILYYTGRVHKVGETHEGGATMDWMEQEQERGITITSAATTAQWKGHRINIIDTPGHVDFTVEVERSLRVLDGSVTVFCAKGGVEPQSETVWRQADKYGVPRMAYVNKMDIMGADFYNVVSMMKDRLSCNAVPIQLPIGSEDTFKGIIDLVEMNADVYYDEMGNDMRVEEIPADMKDKADEYRNNLLESVAELDEDLMMKYLEGEEITTDEIKKVLRQATIDNKIVPVLCGTSYRNKGVQKLLDAVVDFMPAPVDIPAIKGIIPGTEIEEDRPADDNAPFSALAFKIMTDPYVGRLCFFRVYSGTLKSGSGLLNSTKNNKERIGRILQMHANHREDIEMVYSGDIAAGVGFKNTTTGDTLCDENHPIILESMEFPEPVIRVAIEPKTKAGQEKMGIALSKLAEEDPTFKTYTDDETGQTIIAGMGELHLEIIVDRLLREFKVEANVGKPQVSYKETIRKPVKIEHKYARQSGGKGQYGHVHLELIPQEPGTGYSFENKIVGGAIPKEYIPAVDAGVQGAMESGVLAGYNVVDVKVVLYDGSYHEVDSSEMAFKIAGSMAFKEGSKKAEPVLLEPIMKVVVVVPEDYMGDVIGDINSRRGRLEGMEARQGAQQINAFVPLSEMFGYATDLRSKTQGRGNYSMEPSHYEEVPKSVGEKIISARTNKAE; encoded by the coding sequence GTGCCAAGAGAATTTAGTTTAGAAAAAACAAGAAATATTGGTATTATGGCACACATTGACGCTGGTAAAACCACAACTACCGAAAGAATTTTATATTACACAGGTAGAGTTCATAAAGTTGGTGAAACTCACGAGGGTGGAGCAACTATGGACTGGATGGAACAGGAACAGGAAAGAGGTATTACAATTACTTCTGCTGCTACCACAGCTCAATGGAAGGGTCATAGAATCAATATCATAGATACTCCTGGACACGTTGACTTCACAGTTGAAGTTGAACGTTCCCTTAGAGTTCTTGACGGTTCTGTTACTGTATTCTGCGCAAAGGGCGGAGTTGAACCACAGTCAGAAACCGTATGGCGTCAGGCTGATAAATACGGGGTTCCTCGTATGGCTTACGTTAATAAAATGGACATTATGGGTGCAGATTTTTATAACGTTGTATCCATGATGAAAGACAGATTATCTTGTAATGCTGTTCCTATTCAGTTACCTATCGGTTCAGAAGATACATTCAAAGGTATTATCGACTTAGTTGAAATGAATGCCGATGTATACTATGACGAAATGGGTAATGATATGCGTGTGGAAGAAATTCCTGCGGATATGAAAGATAAAGCAGATGAATACAGAAATAATCTTTTAGAATCAGTTGCTGAACTTGATGAAGACCTTATGATGAAATATTTAGAAGGCGAAGAAATCACAACTGACGAAATTAAGAAAGTATTAAGACAGGCTACAATTGATAACAAAATTGTTCCTGTACTATGTGGTACTTCTTACAGAAACAAAGGTGTTCAGAAACTTCTTGACGCAGTTGTTGACTTTATGCCTGCTCCGGTTGATATCCCTGCTATTAAAGGTATCATCCCTGGAACAGAAATAGAAGAAGACAGACCTGCTGATGATAACGCTCCTTTCTCAGCGTTAGCATTCAAAATTATGACTGACCCTTATGTTGGTAGACTTTGTTTCTTCAGAGTTTATTCCGGTACTTTAAAATCAGGTTCCGGTCTGCTTAACTCTACTAAGAATAATAAAGAAAGAATCGGAAGAATTCTTCAGATGCACGCTAATCACAGAGAAGATATCGAAATGGTTTACTCTGGTGATATCGCTGCCGGTGTTGGTTTCAAAAACACAACTACCGGGGACACATTATGTGATGAAAACCATCCGATTATATTAGAATCAATGGAATTCCCTGAACCAGTTATCAGAGTTGCCATTGAGCCTAAAACAAAAGCAGGTCAGGAAAAAATGGGTATTGCCCTTTCCAAACTTGCTGAAGAAGACCCAACATTTAAAACATACACAGACGATGAAACAGGTCAAACTATCATCGCAGGTATGGGTGAACTTCATCTTGAAATTATCGTTGACAGATTGTTAAGAGAATTCAAAGTTGAAGCAAATGTTGGTAAACCTCAGGTTTCTTACAAAGAAACTATCAGAAAACCTGTTAAAATTGAACACAAATACGCAAGACAGTCCGGTGGTAAAGGTCAGTACGGTCATGTTCATCTTGAACTTATCCCTCAGGAACCAGGCACAGGATACAGTTTTGAAAACAAAATTGTCGGTGGTGCTATTCCTAAGGAATACATCCCTGCTGTTGACGCTGGTGTTCAGGGCGCTATGGAAAGCGGTGTGCTTGCAGGCTATAACGTAGTTGACGTTAAGGTTGTATTATACGATGGTTCTTACCACGAAGTCGATTCATCTGAAATGGCGTTTAAAATTGCCGGTTCAATGGCATTCAAAGAAGGTTCTAAAAAGGCTGAACCAGTTCTACTAGAACCTATTATGAAGGTTGTTGTTGTTGTTCCTGAAGATTACATGGGCGACGTTATCGGTGATATCAACTCAAGAAGAGGTAGACTTGAAGGTATGGAAGCTCGTCAGGGCGCTCAGCAGATCAATGCGTTCGTTCCACTATCTGAAATGTTTGGTTACGCTACAGACCTTCGTTCTAAAACTCAGGGTAGAGGTAACTATTCTATGGAACCATCTCACTACGAAGAAGTTCCAAAATCAGTTGGTGAAAAAATTATTTCTGCAAGAACTAATAAAGCCGAATAA
- the rpsG gene encoding 30S ribosomal protein S7 → MPRKGNIPKREVLPDPLYNDVVVTKLINNIMLDGKKGVAQKIVYDAFDIVKEKSGKEAIEVFNEAMNNIMPLLEVKARRVGGATYQVPMEVRPERKQTLGLRWLTTYSRNRNERTMRERLAAEILDAANGTGGAVKKREDTHKMAEANKAFAHYRW, encoded by the coding sequence GTGCCAAGAAAAGGTAATATTCCAAAAAGAGAAGTTCTGCCTGATCCACTTTACAATGATGTAGTTGTTACAAAACTAATTAACAACATAATGTTAGACGGTAAGAAGGGTGTTGCTCAGAAGATCGTTTATGATGCATTCGACATTGTAAAAGAAAAATCAGGTAAAGAAGCTATTGAAGTTTTCAACGAGGCTATGAACAACATTATGCCACTTCTTGAAGTAAAAGCAAGAAGAGTCGGCGGTGCTACTTATCAAGTACCAATGGAAGTTAGACCTGAAAGAAAACAGACTCTTGGATTACGTTGGTTAACAACTTATTCAAGAAACAGAAATGAAAGAACAATGCGTGAAAGACTTGCTGCAGAAATCCTTGATGCTGCTAACGGTACAGGTGGTGCAGTTAAGAAACGTGAAGATACTCACAAAATGGCTGAAGCTAACAAAGCTTTTGCACATTACAGATGGTAA
- the rpsL gene encoding 30S ribosomal protein S12, whose amino-acid sequence MPTFNQLVRKGRKSLNKKSTAPALQKGLNTLKKLPTDQSSPQKRGVCTSVKTTTPKKPNSALRKIARVRLTNGIEVSSYIPGIGHNLQEHSVVLIRGGRVKDLPGVRYHIIRGTLDTAGVANRNQSRSKYGAKRPKAAK is encoded by the coding sequence ATGCCTACATTTAACCAGTTGGTAAGAAAAGGAAGAAAGTCACTTAATAAAAAGTCTACTGCTCCTGCTCTTCAGAAAGGTTTAAACACCCTTAAGAAACTACCTACTGACCAGAGTTCTCCACAAAAGAGAGGTGTTTGTACATCAGTTAAAACTACAACACCTAAAAAGCCTAACTCAGCTTTAAGAAAAATTGCCAGAGTAAGACTTACAAACGGAATCGAAGTTTCTTCATACATTCCTGGTATCGGTCATAACTTACAGGAACACAGTGTTGTTCTTATAAGAGGTGGTAGAGTTAAGGACCTTCCTGGTGTTCGTTACCATATCATCAGAGGTACACTTGATACCGCAGGTGTTGCTAACAGAAACCAGTCCAGGTCTAAATACGGTGCGAAAAGACCTAAAGCTGCTAAATAA
- the tuf gene encoding elongation factor Tu encodes MAKAKFERTKPHVNIGTIGHVDHGKTTLTAAITKVLSLKGQAEFSAYDNIDKAPEERERGITISTAHVEYETDNRHYAHVDCPGHADYVKNMITGAAQMDGAILVVSAADGPMPQTKEHILLSRQVGVPYIVVFMNKADQVDDEELLELVEMEIRELLSEYEFPGDDTPIVKGSGLKVLESTSTDPNAPEYACILELMAEVDAYIPTPERKADLPFLMPVEDVFSITGRGTVATGRVERGQLKVSEEVEIVGLTDESRKVVVTGIEMFRKLLDYAEAGDNIGVLLRGVQRTEIERGQVLAKPGSITPHKKFQAQVYVLNKDEGGRHTPFFNNYRPQFYFRTTDVTGLITLPEGTEMCMPGDNVEMTVELITPIAIEEGLRFAIREGGRTVGSGAVTAIVE; translated from the coding sequence ATGGCAAAAGCAAAATTCGAAAGAACTAAGCCCCACGTTAACATTGGTACTATCGGTCACGTTGACCATGGTAAAACAACTTTAACAGCGGCTATTACAAAAGTTTTAAGTTTAAAGGGCCAGGCTGAATTCTCAGCTTACGATAATATCGATAAGGCTCCTGAAGAAAGAGAAAGAGGTATCACTATCTCTACAGCTCACGTTGAGTACGAAACTGACAACCGTCACTACGCTCACGTTGACTGCCCTGGACACGCCGACTATGTTAAAAACATGATCACAGGTGCTGCTCAGATGGACGGTGCTATCCTTGTTGTTTCTGCTGCTGACGGTCCAATGCCTCAGACAAAAGAACACATTCTTCTATCTCGTCAGGTTGGTGTTCCTTACATCGTTGTATTCATGAACAAAGCTGACCAGGTTGATGACGAAGAATTATTAGAATTAGTTGAAATGGAAATCAGAGAATTACTTTCTGAATATGAATTCCCTGGAGATGATACTCCAATCGTTAAAGGTTCAGGTCTAAAAGTTCTTGAATCTACATCTACTGATCCAAACGCTCCAGAATACGCTTGTATTCTTGAACTTATGGCTGAAGTTGACGCTTACATCCCTACACCTGAAAGAAAAGCTGACTTACCATTCTTAATGCCTGTCGAAGACGTATTCTCTATCACAGGTCGTGGTACTGTTGCTACAGGTAGAGTTGAAAGAGGTCAGTTAAAAGTTTCTGAAGAAGTTGAAATCGTTGGTTTAACAGACGAATCAAGAAAAGTTGTTGTTACTGGTATCGAAATGTTCAGAAAACTTCTTGACTATGCTGAAGCTGGTGATAACATCGGTGTTCTTCTAAGAGGTGTTCAGAGAACTGAAATCGAAAGAGGTCAGGTTCTTGCTAAACCAGGTTCAATCACTCCTCACAAGAAGTTCCAGGCTCAGGTTTACGTTCTAAATAAGGACGAAGGTGGTAGACATACACCATTCTTCAACAACTACAGACCTCAGTTCTATTTCAGAACAACTGACGTTACAGGTCTTATCACATTACCAGAAGGCACAGAAATGTGTATGCCTGGTGATAACGTTGAAATGACTGTTGAACTTATCACACCAATCGCTATCGAAGAAGGATTAAGATTCGCTATTCGTGAAGGTGGTAGAACAGTTGGTTCTGGTGCTGTTACAGCAATCGTTGAATAA